Proteins found in one Larimichthys crocea isolate SSNF chromosome I, L_crocea_2.0, whole genome shotgun sequence genomic segment:
- the LOC104936080 gene encoding ATP-binding cassette sub-family A member 1 produces the protein MSVSTQLGLLLWKNFTYRRRQTVQLLVEISGALDLLHLIAVRLNYPPYEQHECHFPNKAMPSAGTLPWLQGILCNANNPCFRNPTPGESPGIVGNFNDSIISRLFSDAKKILLYSQNDKNLDGFKELAQALRVLQDSRTGFKLKHFLRDDETLTSFLRMNASFPEHSVEQIREADVHLDKVLLKGFGVHLRDMCPRKGGERPLEDFVTISDKQVSMLVQEVICQAPPIWLNHAEEHFLNNLDFLKPIQRDVTSDPEAIRQVARATNNLLENLGSLAVELAGMKSWVDLRNEIIFLTHNATSSPSTMYQAVSRIVCGHPEGGGLQIKSLNWYEDSNYKALFGNHNSSEDEPSALYDNSSTPYCNSLVKNMDSNPMSRMIWQALKPLLMGKILYTPHTPATQRVIHEVNRTFQELGVFRDLGGMWEEMRPKVWSFMENSEQMDLIRTLLKNNVTARFFHAQLTDTDWTVADISNFLSKQAEDRRPPGTALTWRDVFNETDQAIMSISRFMECVNLDKLEPVSSEELLVNQSIVLLEDRKFWAGIVFPDVVPNATELPPKLNYKIRMDIDNVERTNKIKDAYWDPGPRADPFEDMRYIWGGFSYLQDVIEHGIIRAMTGTKEKTGVYIQQMPYPCYVDDIFLRVMSRSMPLFMTLAWMYSVAIILKSVVYEKEARLKETMRIMGLNNGILWFSWFISSLIPLLISAGLLVLLLKNGNLLPYSDPGVVFLFLGSFAVVTIMQCFLLSTAFARANLAAACGGIIYFTLYLPYVLCVAWQDYIGFGAKVFASLLSPVAFGFGCEYFALFEEQGVGIQWMNLVSSPLEEDDFSLRTAITMMYLDSILYAVLTWYIEAVFPGQYGIPRPWFFPFTKSYWFGEKDGQSKVPLNRKGNAEAVCIEEEPAHLEPGVYIENLVKVYRHGKKLAVDGLTLGFYEGQITSFLGHNGAGKTTTMSILTGLFPPTSGTAYILGRDIRTELSAIRQSLGVCPQHNVLFSMLTVEEHIWFYGRLKGLSEQQVKGEIEHILQDTGLPHKRTSRTSALSGGMQRKLSVALAFVGGSKVVILDEPTAGVDPYARRGIWDLLLKYRQGRTIILSTHHMDEADILGDRIAIISHGKLCCVGSSLYLKNQLGTGYYLTLVKKDPEPSLSSCRNSSSTVSFTKKEGECTSVSSSDAGLGSEHESEAATIENGPAASICDVPFVPPDVSLVSSLILCHVPAARLVEDLGHELTYVLPYSAAKDGAFVELFKDLDLKLPDLGISSYGVSDTTLEEIFLKVAEDNGVDTEVPSDGTLPVRRRRRTHAFGGGDHQSCLKPLTEDDNDDCNESDGDAETDWQNCSDGKGSSQVSGWSLKRQQFVALLWKRFLYARRSRKGFFAQIILPAVFVCIALVFSLIVPPFGKYPSLELQPWMYEDQVTFISDDAPSDANMQKLLSALMDAPGFGTRCMDGHPIPEVPCTMGDEDWLTLDIPESVQQLFSSSNWTMENPSPACFCSCDGKKKMLPDCPAGAGGLPPPEMKMSATDTLQNLTGRNISDYLVKTYAQIIGKSLKNKVWVNEFRYGGFSLGARSTQVLPPANEIDDAIERVRKIFELQKGAAADRFLDSLSGFINGLDTKNNVKIWFNNKGWHSIGAFINVMNNGILRANLPEGRDPNKYGISAFNHPLNLTKEQLSQVALVTTSVDVLVSICVIFAMSFVPASFVVFLIQERVSKAKHMQFISGVQPLLYWVANFIWDMCNYIVPATLVIVIFICFQQKAYVSSTNLPVLALLLLLYGWSITPLMYPASFFFKIPSTAYVVLTSVNILIGINGSISTFVMELFGNNEIGGINDVLKNVLLIFPHFCLGRGLIDMVKNQAMADALERFGENRFRSPLEWDMVGKNLFAMAVEGVVFFIITVLIQYRFCIKPRPVSKLTKLGPLGDEDEDVARERQRIVHSLGHGDILELRQLTKVYKRKQKPAVDRLCVGIPPGECFGLLGVNGAGKTTTFKMLTGDTLVTSGEAFLAGKSILREIDQVHQNMGYCPQFDSINELLTGREHLELYAVLRGIPEKEVCDVAEWGIRKLGLVKYADKAAGSYSGGNMRKLSTAMALIGAPPVVFLDEPTTGMDPKARRALWNCILSVIKEGRSVVLTSHSMEECEALCTRMAIMVNGRFRCLGSVQHLKSRFGDGYTIILRVAGPNPDLLPVMKFIESELSGSTLKEKHRNMLQYQLPSSLTSLTHIFSILAKNKETLRIEDYSVTQTTLDQVFVNFAKDQSDDYHSKDNSVRRKDIVVIDVPALSSSHGGAEGEDAMGESVL, from the exons atgtctGTCTCTACGCAGCTCGGCCTGCTGCTGTGGAAGAACTTCACCTACAGACGACGACAGAcg GTGCAGCTTCTGGTTGAAATCTCTGGCGCTCTTGATCTTCTTCACCTCATCGCTGTGCGACTGAACTACCCGCCCTATGAACAGCACGAGT gtCACTTTCCCAACAAGGCGATGCCTTCGGCGGGAACGCTGCCATGGCTTCAGGGGATCCTCTGCAATGCCAACAACCCGTGCTTCAGGAACCCGACGCCGGGCGAGTCTCCAGGCATTGTCGGCAACTTCAACGACTCCAT AATCTCTCGCCTCTTCTCGGACGCCAAGAAGATCCTCCTGTACAGTCAGAACGACAAGAACCTGGACGGCTTCAAGGAGCTCGCTCAGGCTCTGCGGGTGCTGCAGGACAGCCGCACAG gttttaaGTTGAAGCACTTCCTGCGTGATGACGAGACTCTGACCAGCTTCCTGCGGATGAACGCATCATTTCCTGAGCACAGCGTGGAGCAGATCAGAGAGGCCGACGTTCACCTGGACAAG GTGCTCCTGAAGGGTTTCGGCGTCCACCTGAGGGACATGTGTCCCAGGAAGGGCGGCGAGCGTCCTCTGGAGGACTTTGTGACGATCTCGGACAAACAGGTGTCGATGCTGGTACAGGAAGTGATCTGTCAGGCACCGCCCATCTGGCTGAACCATGCTGAGGAGCACTTCCTGAACAACCTGGACTTCCTCAAACCCATCCAG AGGGACGTCACATCCGACCCCGAGGCCATCAGACAGGTTGCCAGGGCGACGAACAACCTCCTGGAAAATCTGGGTTCTCTGGCAGTCGAG TTGGCTGGTATGAAGAGCTGGGTCGACCTGAGGAATGAGATTATCTTCCTGACACACAATGCCACGTCGTCGCCCAGCACCATGTACCAGGCGGTATCCAGGATCGTGTGTGGTCACCCTGAAGGTGGCGGCCTGCAGATCAAGTCCCTGAACTGGTATGAGGACAGCAACTATAAGGCTCTGTTTGGGAACCACAACAGCAGTGAGGACGAGCCCTCAGCACTCTACGACAACTCGTCCA CGCCGTACTGTAACAGTCTGGTGAAGAACATGGACTCCAACCCGATGTCCCGGATGATATGGCAGGCCCTGAAGCCTCTGCTGATGGGCAAGATCCTGTACACCCCCCACACACCAGCCACGCAGAGGGTCATCCACGAG gtgaaCCGGACCTTCCAGGAGCTTGGTGTGTTCAGGGACCTCGGTGGAATGTGGGAAGAGATGAGACCCAAAGTTTGGAGCTTCATGGAGAACAGCGAACAGATGGACCTGATCAGG ACTCTGCTGAAGAACAACGTCACTGCAAGGTTCTTCCACGCTCAGCTGACCGACACCGATTGGACTGTGGCTGACATCTCCAACTTCCTGTCCAAGCAAGCAGAGGACCGCCGGCCGCCAGGCACCGCCCTCACCTGGAGAGACGTGTTCAACGAGACCGACCAGGCCATCATGAGCATCTCACGCTTCATGGAG tgtgtgaatcTGGACAAACTGGAGCCGGTCTCCAGCGAGGAGCTCCTGGTCAACCAGTCCATTGTGCTGTTGGAGGACAGGAAGTTCTGGGCGGGCATCGTCTTCCCGGATGTCGTCCCAAACGCCACTGAGCTGCCACCAAAACTGAACTACAAGATTCGCATGGACATCGACAACGTGGAGCGGACCAATAAGATCAAAGACGC GTACTGGGATCCAGGTCCTCGTGCCGACCCGTTTGAGGACATGCGGTACATCTGGGGCGGGTTCTCGTACCTGCAGGATGTCATCGAGCACGGTATCATCAGAGCCATGACGGGCACTAAGGAGAAGACGGGCGTGTACATCCAGCAGATGCCGTACCCATGCTACGTCGACGACAT CTTCCTGCGGGTGATGAGCCGCTCCATGCCGCTCTTCATGACTCTGGCATGGATGTACTCGGTGGCGATCATCCTGAAGAGCGTAGTGTACGAGAAGGAGGCGAGGCTGAAGGAGACCATGAGAATCATGGGACTGAACAATGGCATCCTGTGGTTCAGCTGGTTCATCAGCAGCCTGATCCCCCTGCTGATCAGTGCCGGACTACTGGTGCTGCTGCTCAAG AATGGAAACCTGCTGCCGTACAGCGACCCTGGAGTGGTCTTCCTCTTCCTTGGGTCGTTCGCTGTGGTGACCATCATGCAGTGTTTCCTGCTCAGCACAGCGTTTGCCCGTGCTAACTTGGCAGCCGCCTGTGGAGGAATCATCTACTTCACCCTCTACCTGCCCTACGTGCTGTGTGTTGCCTGGCAGGACTACATTGGCTTCGGAGCCAAAGTGTTCGCT AGCCTACTGTCTCCGGTGGCATTCGGGTTCGGCTGTGAATACTTCGCCCTGTTTGAGGAGCAGGGCGTCGGGATCCAGTGGATGAACCTGGTGTCGAGTCCTCTGGAGGAGGACGACTTCAGCCTCCGCACCGCCATCACAATGATGTACCTGGACTCCATCCTGTACGCGGTCCTCACCTGGTACATCGAGGCTGTGTTTCCAG GTCAGTACGGGATCCCTCGGCCCTGGTTTTTCCCCTTCACCAAGTCCTACTGGTTTGGAGAGAAAGACGGACAATCCAAAGTCCCTCTGAACCGGAAAGGAAACGCAGAAG ctgTGTGTATCGAGGAAGAGCCGGCTCACCTGGAGCCCGGTGTCTACATTGAAAACCTTGTGAAGGTTTATCGTCATGGAAAGAAGCTGGCGGTGGACGGACTGACACTTGGCTTCTATGAGGGACAGATCACCTCCTTCCTGGGACACAACGGGGCCGGAAAAACCACTACTAT GTCCATCCTTACCGGCCTCTTCCCTCCGACCTCGGGAACTGCCTACATCCTGGGCAGAGACATCCGGACCGAGCTTAGCGCCATCAGACAGAGTCTGGGAGTCTGTCCACAACACAACGTTCTCTTCAGCAT GCTAACGGTGGAAGAGCACATCTGGTTCTACGGCCGACTCAAAGGCCTGTCGGAGCAGCAGGTGAAAGGTGAGATTGAGCACATCCTTCAGGACACTGGGCTGCCGCACAAACGCACCTCCAGGACCAGCGCACTGTCCGGTGGCATGCAGAGGAAACTGTCTGTAGCTCTGGCCTTCGTCGGGGGGTCGAAAGTTGTGATCCTGGATGAGCCCACAGCCGGTGTCGACCCCTATGCCCGCAGAGGGATCTGGGATCTGCTGCTAAAGTACCGACAGG gCCGGACCATCATCCTGTCCACGCACCACATGGATGAGGCTGACATCCTGGGCGACCGGATCGCCATCATCTCCCACGGGAAGCTGTGCTGCGTGGGCTCGTCCCTGTACCTGAAAAACCAGCTGGGGACGGGCTATTACCTGACCTTGGTGAAGAAAGACCCAGAGCCGTCACTGAGCTCCTGCAGGAACTCGTCCAGCACCGTGTCCTTCACCAAGAAG GAGGGGGAATGCACCTCGGTTAGCAGCAGTGATGCCGGACTCGGCAGCGAACATGAAAGTGAGGCCGCTACAATCG AGAATGGCCCTGCGGCGTCCATCTGTGACGTTCCCTTTGTCCCCCCTGATGTGTCATTGGTCTCGAGTCTGATCCTGTGTCACGTCCCCGCCGCCCGCCTGGTGGAGGACCTCGGACACGAGCTGACCTATGTGCTGCCGTATAGTGCTGCCAAGGACGGAGCCTTTGTGGAGCTCTTCAAAGACCTGGACCTGAAGCTGCCCGACCTCGGCATCTCAAGCTACGGTGTGTCGGACACGACGCTGGAGGAG ATTTTCCTGAAGGTAGCCGAAGATAACGGAGTCGATACTGAAGTGCCCTCAG ATGGTACACTTCCTGTGCGGAGGCGGAGGAGGACTCACGCCTTCGGTGGAGGAGACCATCAGAGCTGCCTGAAACCGCTAACGGAGGACGACAACGATGACTGCAACGAGTCAGATGGAGACGCAG AGACAGATTGGCAGAACTGCTCCGATGGCAAAGGTTCGTCTCAGGTGAGCGGGTGGAGTCTGAAGCGGCAGCAGTTCGTGGCTCTGTTGTGGAAACGCTTCCTGTATGCTCGGCGCTCCAGGAAGGGATTCTTTGCTCAG ATCATCCTTCCTGCCGTCTTCGTCTGCATCGCTCTTGTCTTTAGTCTCATCGTCCCCCCGTTTGGAAAATACCCAAGTCTGGAGCTGCAGCCCTGGATGTACGAAGACCAGGTCACCTTCATCAG TGACGACGCTCCGTCAGACGCCAACATGCAGAAGTTACTGAGTGCTCTGATGGATGCTCCGGGCTTTGGGACTCGCTGCATGGACGGACATCCGATCCC GGAGGTGCCCTGTACGATGGGTGATGAGGACTGGCTGACCCTGGACATCCCTGAAAGCGTCCAGCAGCTCTTTAGCTCCTCCAACTGGACCATGGAGAACCCGTCTCCGGCctgtttctgcagctgtgacgggaagaagaagatgctGCCGGACTGTCCCGCCGGAGCTGGAGGACTGCCTCCACCAGAG atgaAGATGAGCGCCACTGACACTCTGCAGAACCTGACAGGAAGAAACATCTCAGACTACCTGGTGAAAACCTACGCCCAGATCATCGGCAAGAG TCTGAAGAACAAAGTCTGGGTGAATGAGTTCAG GTACGGAGGCTTCTCATTGGGTGCCAGGAGCACTCAGGTCCTCCCACCAGCCAATGAGATTGACGACGCCATCGAACGAGTCAGAAAGATCTTTGAGCTGCAGAAG GGAGCGGCTGCAGATCGATTCCTTGACAGTCTGTCTGGTTTCATCAACGGTTTGGACACAAAGAACAACGTCAAG ATCTGGTTCAACAATAAAGGCTGGCACAGTATTGGAGCGTTCATTAACGTCATGAATAACGGCATCCTGAGAGCGAATCTGCCTGAAGGACGAGACCCCAACAAGTACGGGATCAGCGCCTTCAACCACCCCCTGAACCTGACCAAGGAGCAGCTGTCCCAGGTCGCCCT gGTAACGACTTCTGTGGATGTCCTGGTGTCCATCTGTGTGATATTCGCCATGTCCTTCGTCCCAGCGAGCTTCGTGGTCTTCCTGATCCAGGAGCGAGTCAGTAAGGCCAAACACATGCAGTTCATCAGCGGAGTGCAGCCGCTGCTCTACTGGGTCGCCAACTTCATCTGGGACATG tgtAACTACATTGTTCCGGCGACGCTCGTCATCGTCATCTTTATATGTTTCCAACAAAAAGCCTACGTGTCATCGACCAACCTGCCGGTGCtcgccctgctgctgctgctctacgG gtgGTCCATCACTCCTCTCATGTACCCCGCCTCGTTCTTCTTTAAGATCCCGAGCACGGCGTACGTCGTCCTCACCAGCGTCAACATCCTGATCGGCATCAACGGCAGCATCTCCACCTTTGTCATGGAACTGTTCGGGAACAAC GAAATCGGAGGGATTAACGACGTGCTGAAGAATGTCCTCCTCATCTTCCCTCACTTCTGTCTCGGCCGAGGGCTCATCGACATGGTGAAGAACCAGGCGATGGCCGACGCCCTCGAGAGATTCG GTGAGAACAGGTTCCGGTCTCCTCTGGAGTGGGACATGGTTGGAAAGAACCTGTTTGCAATGGCCGTGGAGGGAGTGGTCTTCTTTATCATCACCGTCCTGATCCAGTACAGGTTCTGCATCAAacccag gccGGTCAGTAAACTCACTAAGCTCGGTCCTCTGGGTGACGAGGACGAGGATGTGGcccgagagagacagaggatcGTCCACAGCCTCGGACACGGAGACATCCTGGAGCTTCGCCAGCTCacaaag GTGTATAAGAGGAAGCAGAAGCCGGCGGTGGATCGACTGTGTGTCGGGATTCCACCTGGAGAG tgttTCGGCCTGCTCGGCGTGAACGGAGCGGGAAAGACGACGACCTTTAAGATGCTGACAGGTGACACGCTGGTGACGAGTGGGGAGGCCTTCCTGGCCGGGAAGAG catccTGAGGGAGATCGATCAGGTCCATCAGAACATGGGTTACTGTCCTCAGTTTGACTCCATCAATGAGCTGCTGACAGGTCGGGAACACCTGGAGCTGTACGCCGTGCTGCGAGGCATCCCCGAGAAGGAAGTCTGCGAC gtggcgGAGTGGGGCATCAGGAAGTTGGGTTTGGTGAAATACGCTGACAAAGCAGCAGGAAGTTACAGCGGAGGAAACATGAGGAAGCTGTCGACAGCGATGGCTCTGATTGGTGCTCCACCTGTCGTCTTCCTG GACGAGCCGACCACAGGAATGGACCCCAAAGCACGCCGAGCACTCTGGAACTGCATCCTCAGCGTCATCAAGGAGGGACGCTCCGTCGTCCTCAcctcacacag catgGAGGAGTGTGAGGCTCTGTGCACTCGGATGGCGATCATGGTGAACGGCAGGTTCAGGTGTCTCGGCAGCGTCCAACACCTGAAGAGCAg GTTTGGTGACGGGTACACGATCATCCTGCGGGTGGCGGGTCCCAACCCGGACCTGCTGCCCGTCATGAAGTTCATCGAGAGCGAGCTGAGCGGCAGCACACTGAAGGAGAAACACCGTAACATGCTGCAGTACCAGCTGCCGTCATCGCTCACCTCCCTCACACACATCTTCTCCATCCTCGCCAAGAACAAGGAGACGCTCCGCATCGAGGACTACTCCGTCACCCAGACCACCCTGGACCAG GTGTTCGTGAACTTTGCGAAGGACCAGAGTGACGACTATCACTCCAAAGATAACTCAGTGCGGCGGAAGGACATCGTCGTCATTGATGTTCCCGCACTGAGCTCGAGCCATGGTGGCGCCGAGGGCGAGGACGCGATGGGGGAGAGCGTCCTGTGA
- the nipsnap3a gene encoding protein NipSnap homolog 3A isoform X1, with protein MRSKNFTDNMLKISCSALRSAAAPRSAAALRSAAAPRSAAAAAQPHARLSMSPQQEHRTFYEFRTYSIRPDQNAAFLKLTNEKIHLRTAHSELIGYWTVEYGGLNKVFHIWKYDSYSQRSGVRSALALDRFWMSEYISKAIPMLASQDNEVTYLVPWSRLQRPPQEGGVYELVTFQMLPGGPALWGNAFQAAVTAHDAPGYGKLVGAFHSEFGQRNRVHALWWFESADQRAEIRHKAHTDARVVAAVRSSVVHLVSQENKLMFPCPFSPMK; from the exons TTCACAGACAACATGTTGAAGATCAGCTGCTCCgctctgagatcagctgctgctccgagatcagctgctgctctgagatcagctgctgctccgagatcagctgctgctgctgcacag cctcatGCCCGTCTCTCCATGAGTCCCCAGCAGGAACACAGAACTTTCTATGAATTTCGGACCTACAGTATCCGACCAGACCAGAACGCGGCCTTCCTCAAactgaccaatgaaaagatcCACCTGCGCACCGCCCACTCTGAGCTGATTGGCTACTGGACCGTTGAATACGGAGGCCTCAACAAGGTTTTCCATATATGGAAGTACG ACAGTTACTCTCAGCGGTCAGGGGTCCGGTCCGCTCTGGCTCTGGACCGGTTCTGGATGTCAGAGTACATCTCGAAGGCGATCCCGATGTTGGCATCTCAGGATAACGAGGTCACCTACCTGGTTCCATGGAGCCGCCTGCAGAGGCCGCCACAGGAGGGCG gtgtgtacGAGCTCGTCACCTTCCAGATGCTTCCCGGGGGTCCGGCTCTGTGGGGCAACGCCTTCCAGGCCGCCGTGACGGCCCACGATGCACCAGGGTATGGCAAGCTGGTGGGAGCGTTCCACAGCGAGTTCGGGCAACGCAACCGag TTCACGCCCTCTGGTGGTTCGAGAGCGCCGACCAGCGAGCTGAAATTCGTCATAAAGCTCACACTGACGCCAGAGTGGTCGCTGCAG tcagGAGCAGCGTCGTCCATCTCGTCTCTCAGGAGAACAAACTCATGTTCCCGTGTCCGTTCTCGCCGATGAAGTAA
- the nipsnap3a gene encoding protein NipSnap homolog 3A isoform X2: MFTDNMLKISCSALRSAAAPRSAAALRSAAAPRSAAAAAQPHARLSMSPQQEHRTFYEFRTYSIRPDQNAAFLKLTNEKIHLRTAHSELIGYWTVEYGGLNKVFHIWKYDSYSQRSGVRSALALDRFWMSEYISKAIPMLASQDNEVTYLVPWSRLQRPPQEGGVYELVTFQMLPGGPALWGNAFQAAVTAHDAPGYGKLVGAFHSEFGQRNRVHALWWFESADQRAEIRHKAHTDARVVAAVRSSVVHLVSQENKLMFPCPFSPMK, translated from the exons ATG TTCACAGACAACATGTTGAAGATCAGCTGCTCCgctctgagatcagctgctgctccgagatcagctgctgctctgagatcagctgctgctccgagatcagctgctgctgctgcacag cctcatGCCCGTCTCTCCATGAGTCCCCAGCAGGAACACAGAACTTTCTATGAATTTCGGACCTACAGTATCCGACCAGACCAGAACGCGGCCTTCCTCAAactgaccaatgaaaagatcCACCTGCGCACCGCCCACTCTGAGCTGATTGGCTACTGGACCGTTGAATACGGAGGCCTCAACAAGGTTTTCCATATATGGAAGTACG ACAGTTACTCTCAGCGGTCAGGGGTCCGGTCCGCTCTGGCTCTGGACCGGTTCTGGATGTCAGAGTACATCTCGAAGGCGATCCCGATGTTGGCATCTCAGGATAACGAGGTCACCTACCTGGTTCCATGGAGCCGCCTGCAGAGGCCGCCACAGGAGGGCG gtgtgtacGAGCTCGTCACCTTCCAGATGCTTCCCGGGGGTCCGGCTCTGTGGGGCAACGCCTTCCAGGCCGCCGTGACGGCCCACGATGCACCAGGGTATGGCAAGCTGGTGGGAGCGTTCCACAGCGAGTTCGGGCAACGCAACCGag TTCACGCCCTCTGGTGGTTCGAGAGCGCCGACCAGCGAGCTGAAATTCGTCATAAAGCTCACACTGACGCCAGAGTGGTCGCTGCAG tcagGAGCAGCGTCGTCCATCTCGTCTCTCAGGAGAACAAACTCATGTTCCCGTGTCCGTTCTCGCCGATGAAGTAA